One segment of Natranaeroarchaeum aerophilus DNA contains the following:
- a CDS encoding cupin domain-containing protein has protein sequence MEKVRIDEVDDQLSPLGVHSVRKPVSDALGTTDFAMNYFELEPDESFSGGLHAHHDQEEVFYIEEGVATFDIGIERDAVDVAAGELIRISPGEFQEGYNDGDERVVGWALGAPGASHDWDALQSRLYCPECDEETTQDTRLVEGQFQFTCTDCGAKQP, from the coding sequence ATGGAGAAAGTTCGGATCGACGAGGTTGACGACCAGCTCAGTCCGCTGGGTGTCCATAGCGTCCGCAAACCCGTTTCGGACGCGCTCGGGACGACGGACTTTGCGATGAACTACTTCGAACTCGAACCGGACGAGTCGTTTTCCGGTGGACTGCACGCCCACCACGACCAGGAGGAAGTGTTCTACATCGAGGAGGGCGTCGCAACGTTCGACATCGGCATCGAGCGCGATGCCGTCGATGTCGCGGCGGGCGAGCTGATCCGGATCTCGCCGGGCGAGTTTCAGGAGGGGTACAACGACGGCGACGAGCGCGTGGTCGGCTGGGCGCTCGGTGCGCCGGGTGCGAGCCACGACTGGGATGCCCTGCAATCTCGACTGTACTGCCCCGAGTGTGACGAAGAGACGACCCAGGACACGCGGCTGGTCGAGGGGCAGTTCCAGTTCACCTGTACCGACTGTGGGGCCAAGCAGCCCTAG
- the hemB gene encoding porphobilinogen synthase encodes MDLTDRPRRLRRDGIRELVRETELAAADLIAPVFVDATTDERVPIETMPGHERVPLEEAVDRVEEVLETGVSAVILFGIPESKDARGTRAWAEDGVIQEATRRITAETDAYVITDLCLCEYTDHGHCGVLEDAAAEEPRLTVDNDETLELLSRIAVSQAEAGADMIAPSGMMDGMVAAIREGLDREGFEDVPIMSYAAKYESSFYGPFRDAADGAPAFGNRRHYQMDPGNAEEAIREVDLDVEQGADVLMVKPALPYLDIVRDIDREFDRPVAAYNVSGEYAMLQAAADRGWLDLEATALESLVSIKRAGADLILTYFAEDVAEHL; translated from the coding sequence ATGGACCTCACAGACCGCCCCCGTCGACTTCGCCGCGACGGGATCCGCGAACTCGTTCGGGAAACGGAGCTTGCGGCGGCCGATCTGATCGCGCCGGTGTTCGTCGACGCGACGACCGACGAGCGCGTCCCCATCGAGACGATGCCGGGCCACGAGCGCGTCCCGCTTGAGGAAGCCGTCGACCGGGTCGAGGAGGTGCTCGAAACGGGTGTCAGCGCCGTCATTCTCTTTGGAATCCCGGAATCGAAAGACGCCCGCGGCACTCGGGCGTGGGCCGAGGACGGCGTGATTCAGGAGGCGACCCGACGAATCACGGCCGAAACGGACGCCTACGTCATCACCGACCTCTGTCTGTGTGAGTACACCGACCACGGCCACTGTGGCGTGCTCGAAGACGCCGCCGCCGAGGAGCCACGGCTGACCGTCGACAACGACGAGACCCTGGAGCTGCTTTCGCGGATCGCCGTCTCACAGGCCGAGGCCGGTGCGGATATGATCGCCCCGAGTGGCATGATGGACGGGATGGTCGCCGCCATCCGCGAGGGGTTAGATCGCGAGGGCTTCGAGGACGTGCCGATCATGAGCTACGCGGCCAAATACGAGAGCAGTTTCTACGGTCCCTTCCGGGACGCCGCCGACGGCGCACCAGCGTTCGGGAACCGGCGCCACTACCAGATGGATCCGGGGAACGCCGAGGAGGCGATCCGTGAAGTCGACCTCGATGTCGAACAGGGCGCGGACGTCCTGATGGTCAAGCCCGCGCTGCCGTACCTCGATATCGTCCGGGACATCGACCGGGAGTTCGACCGACCCGTCGCCGCCTACAACGTCAGCGGCGAGTACGCCATGCTCCAGGCCGCCGCCGACCGGGGCTGGCTCGACCTCGAGGCCACTGCACTGGAGTCGCTGGTCTCGATCAAACGCGCCGGCGCAGACCTGATCCTCACTTACTTCGCCGAAGACGTCGCCGAGCACCTCTAG